In one window of Paraburkholderia phymatum STM815 DNA:
- the yihA gene encoding ribosome biogenesis GTP-binding protein YihA/YsxC, translating into MSFLLHQARFFTTVNHLRDLPPSPQPEVAFAGRSNAGKSTAINILCNQKRLAFASKTPGRTQHINYFSVGPAAEPVANLVDLPGYGYAEVPGAAKAHWEQLLSTYLQTRSQLRGMILMMDSRRPLTELDRRMIEWFAPTGKPIHTLLTKCDKLTRQESVNALRATKKGLDEYRAAGYQGELTAQLFSALKRIGLDEAHELIESWIAPGLAGDPDGPVAAE; encoded by the coding sequence ATGTCTTTCCTGCTCCACCAAGCCCGCTTCTTCACGACCGTCAATCACTTACGCGATCTGCCGCCTTCGCCGCAGCCCGAGGTCGCTTTCGCCGGGCGGTCGAACGCTGGAAAGTCGACGGCCATCAACATCCTCTGCAACCAGAAGCGGCTTGCATTTGCCAGTAAGACGCCAGGGCGCACGCAGCACATCAACTACTTTTCCGTAGGACCGGCGGCAGAGCCTGTCGCGAATCTCGTCGACCTGCCCGGCTACGGCTACGCCGAAGTGCCTGGTGCGGCAAAAGCACATTGGGAGCAATTGCTGTCGACTTATCTGCAAACGCGGTCGCAACTGCGCGGCATGATCCTGATGATGGATTCGCGCCGGCCGCTGACGGAACTGGATCGCCGGATGATCGAATGGTTCGCGCCGACGGGCAAGCCGATTCACACCCTGCTCACCAAGTGCGACAAATTGACCCGGCAGGAAAGCGTCAACGCACTGCGCGCGACGAAGAAAGGGTTGGATGAATATCGCGCGGCGGGCTATCAGGGCGAACTGACCGCCCAGCTCTTTTCCGCACTGAAGCGCATCGGCCTCGATGAGGCGCACGAGCTGATTGAAAGCTGGATCGCGCCCGGCCTGGCGGGCGATCCCGACGGGCCGGTTGCCGCGGAATAA
- the hemB gene encoding porphobilinogen synthase, translating into MSFYPHHRPRRMRRDDFSRRMMRENILTTNDLIYPVFVIEGTNVRQAVPSMPGVERVSVDLLMGVAEQCMELGVPVLSLFPVIEPSLKTPDGREATNATGLIPRAVCELKKHFPELGVLTDVALDPYTSHGQDGVLDEHGYVINDETVDILVEQAQTQAQAGVDIVAPSDMMDGRIGAIRELLESEGHIHTRIMAYSAKFASAFYGPFRDAVGSAANLGKGNKMTYQLDPANSDEALREVRADIEEGADMVMVKPGMPYLDIVRRVKDEFRFPTYVYQVSGEYAMLKAAAQNGWLDHDKVMMESLLAFKRAGADGVLTYFALDAARLLRAQK; encoded by the coding sequence ATGAGCTTCTATCCGCATCACCGCCCGCGCCGCATGCGCCGGGACGACTTCTCGCGCCGCATGATGCGCGAAAACATCCTCACCACCAATGATCTGATTTACCCCGTCTTCGTGATCGAAGGGACGAACGTGCGTCAGGCCGTACCGTCGATGCCGGGCGTCGAGCGCGTATCGGTTGATCTGCTGATGGGTGTTGCCGAGCAATGCATGGAACTCGGTGTGCCGGTGCTGTCGCTCTTCCCTGTGATCGAGCCGTCGCTGAAAACGCCCGACGGCCGTGAGGCAACCAACGCAACCGGTCTGATTCCGCGCGCCGTGTGCGAACTGAAGAAGCATTTCCCCGAACTGGGCGTGCTGACCGACGTCGCGCTCGATCCGTACACGAGCCATGGCCAGGACGGCGTGCTCGACGAGCATGGCTACGTAATCAACGACGAAACCGTCGACATCCTCGTCGAACAGGCGCAGACGCAGGCGCAGGCGGGCGTCGACATCGTCGCGCCGTCCGACATGATGGATGGCCGGATCGGCGCGATCCGCGAGTTGCTCGAAAGCGAAGGCCACATACACACGCGGATCATGGCGTACTCGGCGAAGTTCGCGTCCGCGTTCTACGGCCCGTTCCGCGATGCCGTGGGTTCGGCAGCGAACCTCGGCAAGGGCAACAAGATGACGTATCAACTCGATCCCGCCAACTCGGACGAGGCGCTTCGCGAAGTGCGCGCCGACATCGAAGAGGGCGCGGATATGGTGATGGTCAAGCCGGGCATGCCGTATCTGGACATCGTGCGTCGCGTAAAGGACGAATTCCGCTTCCCGACGTACGTGTACCAGGTGAGCGGCGAGTACGCAATGCTGAAGGCCGCCGCGCAGAACGGCTGGCTGGATCACGACAAGGTGATGATGGAATCGCTGCTCGCGTTCAAGCGCGCGGGCGCCGATGGCGTGTTGACGTATTTCGCGCTGGACGCCGCGCGGTTGCTGCGAGCGCAGAAGTAA
- the dsbD gene encoding protein-disulfide reductase DsbD: protein MYNRLSRRWRDVARVFAVIAGFLLLSFSSVGVVRADDFLDLSEAFRFSASEQPGEVLVHYKIADGYYMYRERFAFATRNGAGKLGDAQLPAGHVKFDQTFNKNVETYRGELTIRVPVSQASGAFDLAVTSQGCADAGICYPPMERVYHVSGAALHAAAAGTVQLSPPHEDSSGNASWYERATSADYAQSLLQGGGFFAIVGLYFVAGIVLSLLPCSYPMIPILSAIIIGEGPRVTRARGFALSLAYVVGMALVYTVLGVAAALVGQSMGARLQNPWVLGAFAVLLTVFALTLIAGVDIVLPHGWQRGVSKASEGRSGGKFAAVAVMGALSALVVGACMTAPLFAVLAFIAHTGNAVLGGVALFSMGIGLGVPLLLIGLGAGTLLPRAGAWMDRVKVFFGVILLAAALWIVWPVLSSTAQMLLAASWLLIAAASLGLFSPHAGAGSIWRGLGRGLGAALAIWAATLLAGLAAGSTDPLKPLAVLVGRTSGTASEQAQQSDLAFARVRSSGQFDEAVKTAAKPAMLDFYADWCVSCKEMEKFTFSDPRVQAKLKQFNLLRADVTANNADDQALLKRFNLFGPPGIIFFDRGGKEVLRVVGYESADKFLNSLARMMPGPQT from the coding sequence ATGTATAACCGTTTGTCCCGTCGCTGGCGCGATGTCGCGCGCGTTTTCGCCGTGATTGCCGGCTTCTTGTTGCTGTCGTTCAGTTCGGTCGGCGTTGTCCGCGCAGACGACTTCCTCGATCTCTCGGAGGCGTTCAGATTCAGCGCGTCCGAGCAACCGGGCGAGGTGCTGGTTCATTACAAGATTGCCGACGGTTACTACATGTACCGCGAGCGGTTCGCGTTCGCGACACGCAACGGCGCGGGCAAGCTCGGTGATGCGCAATTGCCCGCAGGTCACGTGAAGTTCGATCAGACCTTCAACAAAAACGTCGAGACGTATCGCGGTGAGCTGACCATTCGCGTGCCCGTGAGTCAGGCGAGCGGTGCGTTCGACCTCGCCGTGACGTCGCAAGGTTGTGCGGATGCAGGAATCTGCTATCCGCCGATGGAGCGCGTCTATCACGTGTCGGGCGCCGCACTACATGCCGCCGCAGCAGGCACCGTGCAGCTGTCGCCGCCTCACGAGGACAGCTCGGGCAACGCATCTTGGTACGAGCGCGCAACCAGCGCTGACTACGCGCAATCGCTGCTCCAGGGCGGCGGCTTCTTTGCAATCGTCGGATTGTATTTCGTCGCCGGCATCGTGCTGAGCCTGCTGCCGTGCTCGTATCCGATGATCCCGATCCTGTCCGCGATCATCATTGGCGAAGGCCCGCGCGTGACGCGGGCGCGCGGTTTTGCGCTGTCACTGGCCTATGTCGTCGGGATGGCGCTCGTCTACACGGTGCTTGGCGTCGCGGCGGCACTCGTCGGGCAGAGCATGGGCGCCCGGCTGCAGAATCCGTGGGTGCTCGGCGCATTTGCAGTTCTTCTGACCGTATTTGCGCTAACGCTGATCGCTGGCGTGGATATCGTACTGCCTCACGGGTGGCAGCGCGGCGTTTCGAAGGCCTCCGAGGGGCGCTCGGGCGGGAAATTCGCCGCGGTCGCGGTGATGGGGGCGCTTTCGGCGCTGGTGGTCGGTGCATGCATGACGGCGCCCCTATTTGCGGTACTCGCCTTCATCGCGCACACGGGCAACGCCGTCCTAGGCGGTGTAGCCCTATTTTCGATGGGCATCGGGCTTGGCGTACCGTTGCTGCTCATTGGGCTCGGCGCGGGCACGCTGCTGCCGCGTGCCGGCGCCTGGATGGATCGCGTGAAGGTCTTCTTCGGCGTGATTTTGCTCGCCGCGGCATTGTGGATCGTTTGGCCGGTTTTGAGCTCGACGGCGCAAATGTTGCTGGCGGCCTCATGGCTGCTGATCGCGGCCGCCTCTCTGGGACTGTTTTCTCCGCATGCAGGAGCAGGCTCGATCTGGCGCGGTCTTGGTCGCGGACTGGGTGCCGCATTGGCGATCTGGGCGGCGACGTTGCTGGCCGGTCTGGCGGCGGGATCGACGGATCCTTTGAAGCCGTTGGCCGTGCTCGTTGGCCGTACATCCGGTACAGCTTCCGAGCAGGCGCAGCAGAGCGATCTGGCGTTCGCCCGTGTACGCAGCTCGGGCCAGTTCGACGAGGCCGTCAAAACGGCCGCTAAGCCCGCTATGCTCGATTTTTACGCAGACTGGTGCGTCAGCTGCAAAGAAATGGAGAAGTTTACCTTTAGCGACCCGCGCGTCCAGGCGAAGCTCAAGCAGTTCAACCTTCTGCGCGCCGACGTGACGGCCAATAACGCGGACGATCAGGCACTGCTCAAACGGTTCAACCTGTTTGGGCCACCCGGAATCATCTTCTTCGACCGAGGTGGCAAAGAAGTGCTGCGCGTCGTCGGGTATGAGTCGGCGGACAAATTCCTGAACAGTCTGGCTCGGATGATGCCGGGCCCTCAGACCTGA
- the cutA gene encoding divalent-cation tolerance protein CutA, with amino-acid sequence MNVNVSLVVTTVPDLATAHKLAEGALSARLAACVTQLGSVQSNYHWQGKIESAEEFQLMFKTSVGRTLELERFIQAQHPYDTPEILSWQVTASAAYGQWVNAETQRPIHV; translated from the coding sequence GTGAACGTGAATGTGAGTTTAGTGGTGACGACCGTGCCGGACCTCGCAACGGCGCATAAATTGGCTGAGGGCGCGCTCTCTGCGCGTCTCGCTGCCTGCGTGACGCAGCTTGGCAGTGTTCAGTCGAACTACCACTGGCAGGGCAAGATCGAGTCGGCGGAAGAGTTCCAGTTGATGTTCAAGACGAGCGTCGGGCGTACGCTCGAGCTCGAACGGTTCATCCAGGCTCAGCATCCGTACGACACTCCCGAGATCCTTTCATGGCAAGTCACCGCATCGGCCGCTTACGGCCAATGGGTGAACGCCGAAACCCAACGCCCGATCCATGTATAA